Within the Streptomyces sp. R41 genome, the region TCACCGAGCACGGCTTTCGCAAGCGGGTCCTGTATCTCGACCTGAGCCGGCTCGACGAGAGCCTCATCGGGCCCGCGGTGGACGGGCCCGATCTGGTGGATCCCGTACTGCGGCGCCGCGTCGGGCAGTTGCACACGGCGCTCGCGCACCCCGGGGACGAGCTGGAGGCCGAGAGCAGGCTGACGCTGATCGCCGAGCGGCTGCGCGGGCAGCTGCGGCCACGGCTCGTCGACGAGCCGCGACCCGACCGGCCGATCGCCCTCCGCCTGCGCGAACTCCTCGACGAACGCCTCGTCCAGGGCATCGCCCTCGACGAGGCGGCCGCGCTCGTGCACGCCCACCCCGCCCACCTGGTGCGGGCGTTCAGCGGCGCGTACGGCATCGCCCCGCACCAGTACCTGATGTCCCGCCGCGTCGAC harbors:
- a CDS encoding AraC family transcriptional regulator translates to MAPQVHQAPQREITAWRPRVPGVVEVFHAHYTEYAYPMHVHEAWTLLIVDDGAVRYDLDRHEHGTPHDTVSLLPPHVPHNGSPVTEHGFRKRVLYLDLSRLDESLIGPAVDGPDLVDPVLRRRVGQLHTALAHPGDELEAESRLTLIAERLRGQLRPRLVDEPRPDRPIALRLRELLDERLVQGIALDEAAALVHAHPAHLVRAFSGAYGIAPHQYLMSRRVDRARRLLLEGGRPAEVATATGFYDQPHLTRHFRRLVGVSPGRYRSSSR